A stretch of Aureispira sp. CCB-E DNA encodes these proteins:
- a CDS encoding SRPBCC domain-containing protein has protein sequence MAQHGIAVTQKKTFSRSTSITQIIKATPTVVWGLLTQADNFPKWNSTIISIEGTIKEGNLIKLKSTLAPNRTFKLKVKEMLTEQKLVWGDAMGKRTYTLTPQGNDTLFSMHEKIGGPLFPLFASQIPSFDASFEQFTKDLKAEAELIANA, from the coding sequence ATGGCTCAACATGGAATTGCAGTTACTCAGAAAAAGACCTTCAGTAGATCAACCAGCATTACTCAAATAATAAAAGCAACCCCTACTGTCGTTTGGGGTTTATTGACGCAGGCAGATAATTTTCCGAAATGGAATTCTACTATTATCTCTATAGAAGGTACTATAAAAGAAGGGAATCTTATCAAACTAAAGAGTACACTTGCCCCTAATCGAACGTTTAAATTGAAAGTAAAAGAAATGCTTACAGAGCAGAAATTAGTTTGGGGAGATGCAATGGGGAAACGAACCTATACCTTAACACCACAAGGTAACGATACGTTATTCAGTATGCATGAAAAAATAGGTGGTCCCCTATTCCCTTTATTTGCTAGTCAAATTCCCTCCTTTGATGCTTCGTTTGAGCAATTTACCAAAGATTTGAAAGCTGAAGCAGAACTTATCGCCAACGCTTAA
- a CDS encoding ABC transporter permease, producing the protein MNTLLLLPRIFFESIRQAFQQLAGNKLRTLLSLSGITIGIFCVIMVLSAVDSLEANIQDSFKQLGDDVIYISKMPWGEPPHEGNFWKYQRRPETDYRDYEVIAEQVQTADIATFTVFIGNGTAESKTSNASNVFFIGVTDHYKDMFGLKFSKGRYFTPLEFYKGTNHIIIGHDVAETLFRPTEDPIGKYIKVKGQRLQVIGVLEKEGKDLINPLDFDGAGLIPYNTARKYVNLKKAGFNRGRTSISVKAKEGVRLETLQAELTGVLRAKRLLKPVEEDNFSLNTLSIVSQIFENVFGIIRIAGYIIGFFAIIVGGFSVANIMFVSVTERTRLIGIKKALGAKNYVILMEFLVESIILCLIGGVVGLVFVILGAEAATSIAEYDIFLSPANAIRGLLIASASGVIAGIIPAYRASKMVPVEAIRG; encoded by the coding sequence ATGAACACACTATTATTATTACCAAGAATTTTCTTTGAAAGTATTCGTCAGGCATTTCAACAATTGGCAGGAAATAAGTTGCGTACCTTGTTGTCTTTGTCTGGTATTACGATAGGTATTTTTTGTGTAATAATGGTGCTGTCTGCGGTAGATTCCTTAGAAGCCAATATCCAAGATAGTTTTAAGCAATTGGGAGACGATGTTATTTATATTAGTAAAATGCCTTGGGGCGAACCCCCACACGAAGGAAACTTTTGGAAGTACCAGCGCCGCCCCGAAACAGACTATCGAGACTACGAAGTAATTGCAGAGCAGGTTCAAACGGCAGATATTGCTACGTTCACGGTTTTTATTGGTAATGGCACCGCAGAATCTAAAACAAGTAATGCTTCTAATGTCTTTTTTATAGGAGTAACGGATCACTACAAAGATATGTTCGGGCTTAAGTTTAGCAAAGGACGTTATTTTACTCCCCTCGAATTTTACAAAGGAACCAATCACATTATTATAGGACACGACGTTGCCGAAACACTTTTTAGACCTACTGAAGACCCTATAGGCAAATATATCAAGGTGAAAGGGCAGCGATTGCAAGTTATTGGTGTTTTGGAAAAAGAAGGCAAAGATCTGATTAATCCACTTGATTTTGATGGTGCTGGCTTAATTCCTTATAATACGGCAAGAAAATATGTCAACTTAAAAAAAGCAGGATTTAATCGAGGACGAACGTCAATTTCTGTCAAAGCTAAAGAAGGGGTGCGTTTAGAAACTTTACAAGCAGAACTAACTGGTGTATTGAGAGCCAAGCGCCTGTTAAAACCTGTTGAAGAAGATAATTTTTCACTCAATACGTTATCTATTGTTTCTCAAATATTTGAAAACGTATTTGGTATCATCCGAATTGCAGGATATATTATAGGCTTTTTTGCCATTATAGTTGGTGGGTTTAGTGTGGCGAATATTATGTTTGTTTCGGTAACAGAACGAACTCGTTTGATTGGAATTAAGAAAGCGCTGGGTGCTAAAAACTATGTTATCTTAATGGAGTTTTTAGTCGAGTCTATTATCCTTTGTTTGATAGGTGGGGTAGTAGGGCTTGTTTTTGTTATCTTAGGAGCAGAGGCAGCCACTAGTATTGCAGAATATGATATCTTTTTGTCTCCAGCAAATGCCATAAGAGGTTTGTTAATTGCCTCAGCTTCTGGAGTTATAGCAGGAATTATTCCAGCTTATCGAGCTTCTAAGATGGTTCCCGTAGAAGCCATACGAGGATAG
- a CDS encoding OmpA family protein: MHLKYILFLLVFTASSGVVLIGQSDYTTAVNASKKTKEAYKKAYGYILRKDYKTAKKELGKLLKKDPTFVNSYIQLGYIAEAEQDLNTATNYFKKALELAPDYYPKSYMDLSRIAMKEEAYEDVVTYLKKFLSFDKIHPNLVKIANKRLGDAEFRPKALANPVPFDPKNLGTRINSDDREYFPSITLEDELVFTVQEGQGQRGQEDLYRSQCTENGWEERQPITSINTPENEAAQCISADGKLLVFTVCNRREDYGSCDLYYSKKINGKWTKPKNIGAPINSKNWESQPSIAPNSDAIYFVRGGARGQGDKDIFVSKLQSDGTWGIPENVSELNTPYDESSPSLHPDGKTLYFSSTGHPGMGGFDLFVTRMQDNGKWGTPMNLGYPINTEKQEEALAVSRKGKVAYLASDRLGGYGSMDLYSFELPESSRPAAVTYINGITLSATTNLPVAAEIEIINLETEKVVLQLQTSKRGTFIACLPVGQYALNAQKEGYLFFSANYNLTEEKSLDLAYRLEAKLQPVVYGTADSTKKIDREPIVLENVFFATASAELKSESKVELNKLKALLETNKTLKIQLNGHTDNVGKPEDNLKLSEARAQAVMNYLIEKGIDAKRLKAKGFGETKPKYSNDSASGRAGNRRTEFEVL; this comes from the coding sequence ATGCATCTAAAATATATTTTATTTCTCTTGGTTTTCACGGCTAGTAGTGGAGTGGTATTAATTGGGCAATCTGATTATACAACAGCTGTTAATGCCTCTAAAAAAACAAAAGAAGCGTACAAAAAGGCATATGGTTATATTCTTAGAAAAGATTATAAAACCGCCAAAAAAGAGTTGGGTAAGTTATTAAAAAAGGATCCAACTTTTGTCAATTCATACATTCAGTTGGGGTATATTGCCGAAGCAGAACAAGATTTAAATACCGCAACAAACTACTTCAAAAAAGCCCTAGAGTTGGCGCCAGATTATTACCCAAAATCTTATATGGATTTGAGTCGAATTGCAATGAAAGAGGAGGCGTATGAGGATGTGGTGACGTATTTAAAAAAGTTTTTGAGCTTTGATAAAATCCACCCTAATTTAGTCAAAATAGCCAACAAGCGTTTGGGGGATGCTGAGTTTAGACCCAAAGCACTCGCGAACCCCGTTCCGTTTGACCCTAAAAACTTAGGGACTCGAATCAACTCTGATGATCGGGAATACTTTCCTTCGATTACTTTAGAAGACGAGTTGGTGTTTACAGTTCAAGAGGGGCAAGGACAACGAGGACAAGAAGATTTATACCGAAGTCAATGTACGGAAAATGGTTGGGAAGAACGGCAACCCATTACAAGTATTAATACACCTGAAAATGAAGCCGCTCAGTGTATATCAGCAGATGGAAAACTATTGGTTTTTACGGTTTGTAACCGAAGAGAGGATTACGGAAGTTGTGATTTATACTATTCCAAGAAGATAAATGGTAAGTGGACGAAACCTAAAAATATTGGGGCTCCTATTAATTCTAAAAATTGGGAGTCACAGCCTTCTATCGCTCCTAACAGCGATGCTATTTATTTTGTTCGTGGTGGGGCGAGGGGACAGGGAGACAAAGATATTTTTGTTTCTAAATTACAATCAGATGGAACTTGGGGTATCCCTGAGAATGTAAGCGAGTTGAACACACCTTATGATGAGTCTTCTCCTTCTTTGCATCCTGATGGAAAAACATTATACTTTAGCTCTACTGGACATCCTGGAATGGGCGGTTTTGATTTGTTTGTCACTAGAATGCAAGACAATGGTAAGTGGGGAACACCGATGAATTTAGGTTACCCTATTAATACCGAAAAACAGGAAGAAGCCTTGGCAGTGAGTCGAAAGGGAAAGGTGGCTTATTTGGCGTCTGATCGCTTGGGGGGATACGGATCGATGGATTTGTATAGTTTTGAGCTGCCAGAGTCGTCTCGACCAGCTGCGGTAACGTATATTAATGGCATCACTTTGAGTGCAACAACTAATTTGCCTGTAGCAGCGGAAATTGAGATTATTAATCTGGAAACAGAAAAAGTAGTGCTACAGCTTCAAACGTCTAAACGTGGAACTTTTATAGCTTGTTTGCCTGTTGGTCAATATGCTTTGAATGCTCAAAAAGAAGGGTATTTGTTCTTTTCGGCTAATTATAATTTAACGGAAGAAAAATCGTTAGATTTGGCTTATCGATTGGAGGCAAAATTACAGCCAGTTGTGTATGGAACAGCCGATTCTACTAAAAAAATAGATCGTGAACCTATTGTGTTGGAAAATGTTTTCTTTGCAACTGCTTCTGCTGAGTTAAAATCTGAATCGAAAGTGGAATTGAATAAACTGAAAGCATTATTAGAGACCAATAAAACATTAAAAATTCAACTTAATGGTCATACCGATAATGTTGGAAAACCAGAGGATAATTTAAAGCTATCGGAAGCTCGTGCTCAAGCTGTGATGAATTATTTAATTGAGAAAGGAATTGATGCCAAGCGTTTGAAAGCCAAAGGTTTTGGCGAGACCAAGCCTAAATATAGTAATGATTCTGCCTCTGGACGTGCTGGGAATCGGCGAACAGAATTTGAAGTATTGTAA
- a CDS encoding pentapeptide repeat-containing protein has protein sequence MRTVTLFTLLFFSIFTTSTLLAQGDDPETPYNDRQVEIIKKGHKVFAAYQKVYKEKHGELPKINLKEASLPGVDFRGMNLDNADFREADLRGARFGDKPAIRTKKYDNEDRLIGGHDPVPAASLRNADFRGADIGEHNLVVADLSLTNSEGANFSETDLTGAKFIKAKLKGASFKETSLIGTNFRKADLTDADLTEADVEGATFDRTIMIRTQMAGLNVDECTMTDVFLTEKALQDYKDMNSKKENIFEDE, from the coding sequence ATGAGAACAGTTACACTTTTTACACTTCTATTTTTCAGTATATTCACAACCTCAACATTACTAGCACAAGGGGATGATCCCGAAACCCCATATAATGATCGACAGGTAGAAATTATCAAAAAAGGCCACAAGGTTTTTGCTGCTTATCAGAAGGTTTATAAAGAAAAACATGGTGAGTTGCCTAAAATCAATTTGAAAGAGGCTAGTCTGCCTGGAGTAGATTTTAGAGGTATGAATTTGGACAATGCCGATTTTCGAGAAGCAGATTTGAGAGGGGCTCGTTTTGGAGACAAACCAGCTATTCGAACCAAAAAATATGATAATGAGGATAGGTTGATTGGTGGCCATGATCCTGTTCCTGCTGCTAGCCTTAGGAATGCTGATTTTAGAGGCGCAGATATTGGAGAACATAATTTGGTAGTTGCCGATTTGAGTTTGACCAATAGTGAGGGGGCTAACTTTTCAGAAACAGATTTGACAGGAGCCAAGTTTATCAAAGCAAAATTAAAAGGTGCGTCATTCAAAGAAACAAGTTTGATTGGAACCAACTTTCGAAAAGCGGATTTAACAGATGCAGATTTGACCGAAGCAGATGTAGAAGGAGCAACCTTTGATCGTACCATTATGATTCGTACTCAAATGGCTGGTTTGAATGTAGATGAATGTACTATGACAGATGTCTTTCTGACAGAAAAAGCACTACAAGATTACAAGGATATGAACAGCAAGAAAGAAAATATTTTTGAAGATGAGTAA
- a CDS encoding RluA family pseudouridine synthase, translating into MQIVLATHVVPEIEVPQRLSDYLCGVFAELPSRKSVKTAIKKGAVYVNGKKGHTGDWVKSHQEIQLMDIDHAPRKVLKMPLEVLYEDAYLAVIFKPAGLPVSGNQFRTIEQALLYNLEPSTAPDRLKQPRAAHRLDAPTSGLLLVAKTKQARINLGAQFEAKSIQKRYQAIVIGAPPREGSIVFPIEGKASLSMYECLKTVDSLKSGQLSLLNLYPKTGRTHQLRMHLSKLGFPILGDALYGKEGLILKHKGLFLTAIELTFQHPITEKKQTITLETPYKYTALLAREQRRFDAYQK; encoded by the coding sequence ATGCAGATAGTTTTGGCAACACATGTTGTTCCTGAAATCGAAGTGCCACAACGATTGAGTGATTACTTATGTGGTGTTTTTGCAGAGTTGCCCTCTCGCAAGAGTGTTAAAACAGCCATTAAAAAGGGAGCTGTTTATGTCAATGGGAAAAAAGGTCATACTGGAGATTGGGTCAAGAGTCATCAAGAAATTCAGCTGATGGATATAGACCATGCTCCTCGTAAGGTTTTAAAAATGCCTCTAGAAGTTTTATACGAAGATGCTTACTTGGCAGTCATTTTTAAACCCGCAGGGCTTCCTGTTAGTGGCAACCAGTTTAGAACCATTGAACAAGCATTATTGTATAACTTAGAACCATCTACAGCACCAGACCGATTAAAACAACCCAGAGCAGCTCATCGTTTGGATGCCCCCACTTCTGGTCTTTTGTTGGTTGCTAAAACAAAACAGGCTAGGATAAATCTAGGAGCGCAATTTGAAGCTAAAAGCATTCAGAAACGTTACCAAGCAATAGTTATTGGAGCGCCTCCTCGAGAGGGAAGTATTGTTTTTCCAATAGAAGGAAAAGCATCTTTAAGTATGTATGAGTGTTTAAAAACCGTAGATTCGTTAAAGAGTGGTCAATTATCTTTACTGAACCTGTACCCCAAAACAGGTCGAACACATCAACTGCGTATGCATCTTTCTAAGCTTGGTTTTCCAATTTTAGGAGATGCGCTTTATGGAAAAGAAGGCTTGATCTTAAAGCATAAGGGGCTGTTTTTGACTGCAATTGAATTGACGTTTCAACACCCTATTACGGAGAAAAAACAAACAATCACTTTAGAAACACCGTACAAATACACCGCCTTATTAGCACGGGAACAACGCCGATTTGATGCGTATCAAAAGTAA
- a CDS encoding DUF2853 family protein, giving the protein MSKFDEKVAGYKANMEKLGIKYDEDKLIACTKACGPSIYNKDGETVSGSDQSELDRVKNNYLVKKLGLSESDDLDGIVDYAIEKMGKSNSKKYRAIFYYLCSEKAGKYPA; this is encoded by the coding sequence ATGAGCAAGTTCGATGAAAAAGTAGCTGGTTACAAAGCTAACATGGAAAAATTAGGAATTAAATATGATGAGGACAAATTAATAGCTTGTACTAAAGCATGTGGTCCTTCTATTTATAACAAAGACGGAGAAACCGTTTCTGGCTCAGATCAATCAGAGTTGGATCGTGTAAAAAATAACTACTTAGTTAAAAAATTAGGTCTTTCTGAAAGTGATGATTTGGATGGTATTGTTGATTATGCGATTGAAAAAATGGGAAAATCTAATAGTAAAAAGTATAGAGCTATTTTTTACTATCTTTGTTCTGAAAAAGCAGGCAAATACCCTGCCTAA
- the gpmI gene encoding 2,3-bisphosphoglycerate-independent phosphoglycerate mutase, producing the protein MLKKYDKTALLILDGWGHGPNPKVSAIAQAKTPFIDSLYQNYPNSELVTYGEQVGLPEGQMGNSEVGHLNIGAGRIVYQELVRINKAAKDHSLHENNTLVEALKYAKENNKAVHLMGLLSDGGVHSHINHLKALCDATQEHQLSNVYIHAFMDGRDTAPNGGIGYIKELQQHLQDMPVQIASIIGRYYAMDRDKRWERIQLAYDLLLHNKGAYFSDPIKALEASYAAGKSDEFIQPITCHDATIQEGDVVICFNFRTDRCRQITMALTQQDFPDFSMKTLPLHYVTMTRYDDTFQGVKVLFEKENLTNTLGEVLAKANKTQVRIAETEKYPHVTFFFSGGREAPFEQEKRLIVASPKVATYDLQPEMSAHGITDSILAEVESNQPNFICLNYANADMVGHTGVFEAAVKAAETVDTCVKRLVKNLLQHDYAIIIIADHGNSDYMINDDGSPHTAHTTNPVPCFFVANEINNIQLQNGKLADIAPTILQLMALQASEEMNGTPLLKII; encoded by the coding sequence ATGTTAAAGAAATACGATAAAACAGCTTTATTAATTTTAGATGGTTGGGGACATGGTCCTAACCCTAAAGTCAGTGCCATTGCTCAGGCAAAAACCCCTTTTATCGACAGTTTGTACCAAAACTACCCCAATTCTGAGCTGGTCACTTATGGCGAGCAAGTTGGCTTGCCCGAAGGGCAAATGGGAAATTCAGAAGTAGGACATCTTAATATTGGAGCAGGTAGAATCGTTTATCAAGAATTAGTCCGCATCAACAAAGCAGCAAAAGATCATTCTTTGCACGAAAACAACACATTGGTTGAAGCCTTGAAGTATGCGAAAGAAAATAATAAAGCTGTTCATTTAATGGGCTTGCTGTCTGATGGAGGAGTACATTCTCACATCAATCACCTAAAAGCTTTGTGCGATGCCACGCAAGAACATCAGTTATCCAACGTCTATATCCATGCATTTATGGATGGTAGAGATACCGCTCCTAATGGTGGCATTGGCTATATAAAAGAATTACAACAACATCTTCAAGATATGCCTGTTCAAATAGCCTCTATTATTGGGCGTTACTATGCAATGGATCGAGATAAACGTTGGGAACGCATTCAATTGGCGTATGATTTATTGTTGCATAACAAAGGAGCGTATTTTAGCGATCCTATCAAAGCATTAGAAGCTTCTTATGCTGCTGGTAAAAGCGATGAATTTATTCAGCCGATTACTTGCCATGATGCAACCATACAAGAAGGAGATGTTGTCATTTGCTTTAACTTTAGAACAGATCGTTGTCGCCAAATTACAATGGCACTAACACAACAAGATTTCCCTGATTTTAGTATGAAAACACTCCCGCTTCATTATGTAACAATGACGCGTTATGACGATACATTCCAAGGTGTAAAAGTGCTCTTTGAAAAAGAAAACTTAACCAACACACTAGGAGAAGTACTAGCAAAGGCAAACAAAACACAAGTTAGAATTGCTGAAACTGAAAAATATCCACACGTTACTTTCTTCTTTTCAGGGGGACGAGAAGCACCTTTTGAGCAAGAAAAACGCTTGATTGTTGCCTCACCTAAAGTAGCCACTTATGATTTGCAACCCGAAATGAGTGCTCATGGCATTACAGATAGCATTTTGGCAGAGGTTGAAAGCAATCAACCTAATTTTATTTGTTTGAATTACGCCAATGCGGATATGGTCGGTCACACAGGCGTTTTTGAAGCGGCTGTCAAAGCTGCTGAAACAGTTGACACTTGCGTCAAACGTTTGGTAAAAAATCTACTACAACATGATTATGCTATTATTATCATTGCTGATCATGGTAACTCTGATTATATGATTAACGACGATGGCTCGCCTCATACGGCTCATACAACCAATCCTGTGCCTTGTTTTTTTGTTGCCAATGAGATTAACAACATTCAACTTCAAAATGGCAAATTAGCTGATATTGCTCCTACTATCTTGCAATTAATGGCACTCCAAGCTTCAGAGGAGATGAATGGCACTCCGTTGTTAAAAATAATATAA
- a CDS encoding YceI family protein, translating into MKQLVLLVIALLFAQSNIAQVIDTKASKIEFEVSNMGKIVKGTMLNLKGTVNFDANNLEASSFEATADPATVNTESKGRDKHLQKDDFFGVATYPTVKISSDKISKTEEGYEAEATLTIRDISTKITIPFTVEEKENRQHLTGTFTIQRKEYGLGEKMGAGSIGLDVTVYIDCFVQLK; encoded by the coding sequence ATGAAACAATTAGTATTATTAGTTATAGCCTTGCTTTTTGCTCAATCTAATATTGCCCAAGTCATTGATACCAAAGCTTCAAAAATAGAGTTTGAGGTGAGCAATATGGGAAAGATAGTAAAAGGAACCATGTTGAATTTGAAAGGAACCGTTAATTTTGATGCCAATAATTTAGAAGCCTCTAGTTTTGAAGCAACGGCAGATCCTGCTACTGTCAATACCGAAAGTAAAGGACGAGATAAACATTTACAAAAAGATGATTTTTTTGGAGTTGCTACTTATCCAACAGTTAAAATTAGTTCTGATAAAATCTCTAAAACAGAAGAAGGATACGAAGCAGAAGCGACCTTGACAATTCGGGACATTAGCACGAAGATAACCATTCCATTTACCGTAGAAGAAAAAGAAAACCGACAGCATCTAACAGGAACATTTACCATCCAAAGAAAAGAATATGGTTTGGGAGAAAAAATGGGAGCGGGGTCCATTGGTTTGGATGTAACCGTTTATATTGATTGTTTTGTTCAGTTAAAATAA
- a CDS encoding putative ABC transporter permease: protein MPKRLFLCLFFACFGVTTEVIFVAISNLINQTPYCNEPLWSLTGKTYVWMLPIYALIPLIAEPIVTKTKSWHFLLRLIFYTTLILSIEFISGFALEQLTGKCPWEYTTGWHFMGYIRLDYIPAWMFFSFLIEYLYRFIDKNLNHVT from the coding sequence ATGCCTAAAAGATTATTTTTATGTTTATTTTTTGCTTGTTTTGGCGTCACTACAGAAGTTATTTTTGTCGCCATTAGCAATTTAATCAATCAAACACCTTACTGTAATGAACCGCTTTGGTCTTTAACTGGTAAGACCTATGTTTGGATGCTGCCTATTTACGCTTTGATTCCTTTGATTGCAGAACCAATTGTCACAAAGACAAAATCGTGGCACTTTTTGCTTCGATTGATTTTTTATACAACGCTAATTTTAAGCATTGAATTTATTTCAGGCTTTGCCTTAGAACAGTTGACCGGCAAATGTCCTTGGGAGTACACTACAGGATGGCACTTTATGGGCTATATACGGTTGGATTATATTCCTGCTTGGATGTTTTTTTCTTTTTTAATTGAGTATTTATATCGTTTTATAGATAAAAATTTAAACCACGTTACATGA
- the rlmH gene encoding 23S rRNA (pseudouridine(1915)-N(3))-methyltransferase RlmH, translated as MKVELWVIGNTSFPYLKEGTAIYEKRLKHYLPFEYSIIPDIKNAKNRTNEQLKSKEGAAILKKLDKGDWLVLLDEGGKEYSSLKFANYMENMLQQSHKRIIFVVGGAYGFSPEVYQRANAKISLSKMTFSHQMVRLFILEQLYRAMTILRNQPYHHE; from the coding sequence ATGAAAGTAGAACTATGGGTTATTGGCAATACCTCTTTTCCTTATTTGAAAGAAGGAACAGCGATTTATGAAAAACGCCTAAAGCATTACCTTCCTTTTGAATATTCAATTATCCCCGATATTAAAAATGCTAAAAATAGAACCAACGAGCAATTAAAATCAAAAGAAGGAGCAGCCATACTAAAAAAATTAGACAAAGGAGATTGGTTAGTTTTATTAGATGAAGGCGGAAAAGAATACAGTTCTCTAAAGTTTGCTAATTACATGGAAAATATGCTACAACAAAGCCACAAAAGAATTATTTTTGTGGTTGGTGGCGCTTATGGTTTTTCACCTGAAGTATATCAACGGGCAAACGCCAAAATATCGCTGTCTAAGATGACTTTCTCTCATCAAATGGTTCGTTTATTTATTTTAGAACAGCTCTATAGAGCGATGACTATTTTAAGAAATCAACCTTATCATCACGAGTAA
- a CDS encoding CopD family protein — protein sequence MTYLQEIIQNPNTFYFFKSLHIIGFVSWFAALFYLPRLFIYHTEAMDMEEPKRSIIMEQMGIMERRLYTIIMTPALFITFLGGFSMLYLRGWTWWTFNIWMHWKFGLILLLVGYHHYSKGIMKRLEKGEQVMTSTQFRLYNEITTLFLTAIVLLAVYKDGLKFIYALVGLVLFGIALGMGVKWYKKIRERVD from the coding sequence ATGACGTATCTTCAAGAAATCATCCAAAATCCCAATACATTTTACTTTTTCAAGTCGTTGCACATCATTGGTTTTGTTAGTTGGTTTGCAGCTCTCTTTTACTTACCCCGTCTATTTATTTACCATACTGAAGCTATGGACATGGAAGAGCCCAAACGTTCAATCATCATGGAACAAATGGGCATTATGGAGCGTCGACTGTATACAATTATTATGACCCCTGCCCTATTTATTACATTTTTAGGAGGGTTCTCTATGCTGTATTTACGAGGTTGGACTTGGTGGACATTCAATATTTGGATGCACTGGAAATTTGGCTTAATACTTCTCTTGGTAGGCTATCACCACTATAGTAAAGGTATTATGAAACGTTTGGAAAAGGGAGAACAAGTAATGACCTCAACTCAGTTTCGCTTGTACAATGAGATCACCACACTTTTTTTGACGGCAATCGTTTTACTAGCAGTTTACAAAGATGGTTTGAAATTTATCTATGCCCTTGTAGGACTAGTTCTATTTGGTATTGCCTTGGGCATGGGCGTAAAGTGGTATAAAAAAATCCGAGAACGGGTAGATTAG
- a CDS encoding ATP-binding cassette domain-containing protein, translating into MNLELTNIGKRYRFEWIFKEINYQFLMGTGYAILGNNGSGKSTFMQVLSGHLSPSRGKLIYSKKGEVISIDQAYKELSFAAPYIELIEEFTLQEVIDFHWKFKTMRCSKKELIERLEYPKSARKKAVKYFSSGMQQRLKLALAICSDTSLLLLDEPTITLDRKAVAWYVDLLKEYAYAPDRLTIIASNVEEDFQGCTERLNILDYKKKSAKVKSL; encoded by the coding sequence ATGAATTTAGAGTTGACAAATATTGGAAAAAGGTATCGATTTGAGTGGATTTTCAAAGAAATAAACTATCAATTTTTGATGGGAACTGGCTATGCCATTTTAGGTAATAATGGTTCTGGAAAATCTACATTTATGCAGGTCTTATCAGGACATTTGTCTCCTTCGAGAGGAAAATTAATCTATTCCAAAAAAGGGGAAGTTATTTCCATCGATCAAGCTTATAAGGAATTGAGTTTTGCTGCTCCTTATATAGAGTTAATTGAAGAATTTACGCTACAAGAAGTTATTGATTTTCATTGGAAATTTAAAACAATGAGATGTTCTAAAAAAGAATTGATAGAACGGCTAGAATATCCCAAATCAGCAAGAAAAAAAGCAGTTAAATATTTTTCTTCAGGAATGCAGCAACGCCTAAAATTGGCTCTAGCAATCTGTTCCGATACTTCTTTGTTGTTGTTGGATGAACCTACTATTACATTAGATCGGAAGGCGGTTGCTTGGTATGTTGATTTGCTAAAAGAATATGCCTACGCTCCCGATAGGTTAACGATTATTGCATCCAATGTAGAAGAAGATTTTCAAGGGTGCACAGAACGATTAAATATTCTAGATTATAAAAAGAAATCGGCAAAAGTTAAGTCATTATAA